In Parcubacteria group bacterium CG10_big_fil_rev_8_21_14_0_10_36_14, the following proteins share a genomic window:
- the atpC gene encoding ATP synthase F1 subunit epsilon, whose protein sequence is MLNLKITTPEGETFNDVVDSITIPTKMGEITILPNHIPLVSAVMPGEIIARKKDKEEYLSVSTGFVEVSNNNVTLLADTAEMVDTLVEEEILRAKERAEKLLTEKRQESDVAFAEVAAILEREVVRLKVYRRRRHGNKNLEINN, encoded by the coding sequence ATGTTAAATCTCAAAATAACAACTCCAGAAGGCGAGACATTCAATGATGTGGTAGATTCTATAACAATCCCTACAAAAATGGGTGAAATTACAATACTTCCAAACCACATTCCATTGGTTAGCGCAGTTATGCCGGGTGAAATTATCGCCAGAAAAAAAGATAAAGAAGAATATCTCTCTGTTTCTACGGGGTTTGTTGAGGTTTCAAATAATAATGTTACTCTTTTGGCAGATACTGCAGAAATGGTGGATACATTAGTTGAAGAAGAGATTTTACGAGCCAAAGAACGCGCAGAAAAACTTCTGACAGAAAAGAGACAAGAATCTGACGTTGCCTTTGCAGAAGTGGCAGCTATATTAGAACGAGAAGTGGTTAGACTAAAAGTTTATCGCCGTCGCAGACACGGTAACAAAAATTTAGAAATAAATAATTAA
- a CDS encoding endonuclease, with amino-acid sequence MSKITNPDYPGFYFSATVIYMNIKKVYKKLYGYFGSQGWWPIFDIKIGECKYNCSENIKQNNKFEICIGAILTQNTAWKNVEKALANLSPEISPEKILTHKKLEKVIQPAGYYNQKAKKLRIFSKWWLQNKKATREELLGLWGIGPETADSMLLYAFNQPIFVIDTYTKRLCKELGVEFKEYDEYRKFFESQLPPDPKLFNEYHALIVAWGKLYTKDKEKVVKIIAS; translated from the coding sequence ATGAGCAAAATAACTAATCCCGATTATCCGGGATTTTATTTTTCTGCTACAGTTATATATATGAATATAAAGAAGGTGTACAAAAAATTATATGGTTATTTTGGTTCACAAGGGTGGTGGCCAATTTTTGATATAAAAATAGGGGAATGCAAATATAATTGCTCGGAAAATATAAAACAAAATAATAAATTTGAGATATGCATTGGCGCAATTCTAACACAAAATACTGCTTGGAAAAATGTAGAAAAAGCACTGGCAAATTTGTCGCCAGAAATATCGCCTGAAAAAATACTAACACATAAAAAATTAGAAAAAGTTATCCAGCCAGCAGGTTATTATAACCAAAAAGCAAAAAAGTTGCGCATATTTAGCAAGTGGTGGCTACAAAATAAAAAAGCAACCCGTGAAGAATTACTCGGACTTTGGGGTATTGGTCCAGAAACTGCTGATTCAATGTTGTTGTATGCCTTTAATCAACCAATTTTTGTTATTGATACCTACACAAAAAGATTATGCAAAGAGCTGGGTGTAGAATTTAAAGAATATGATGAATATCGTAAATTTTTTGAGTCGCAACTACCTCCTGACCCAAAACTTTTTAACGAATATCACGCGCTTATCGTCGCATGGGGCAAGCTATATACCAAAGACAAAGAAAAAGTAGTAAAAATAATCGCCTCATAA